A window of the Oscillospiraceae bacterium genome harbors these coding sequences:
- a CDS encoding DivIVA domain-containing protein, with amino-acid sequence MLSLNDIKHKRFQKASLRGGYMREEVDDFLDEVETSYDTLIQKTAEQRDNLERKNNEVSKLQDKIKELEEQIKQYRGEEDEIKEALLSAQKMRDTALKEAQQQADEIIHQANEKANVIVNGASKNIVSEQEKLREMKQAVSDFRAKLMQMYKQHLTLINEIPHMEKKPAPQAEPAAPQTAEKPQPVAAAQPQQAEPAVPVEPEKPAAAPAAPVAVAAPVPAVQSQKEPNPAPVKRQQPQPVTFATTPDEPDYLTAKPFDPVPPKKDQKKKPAGAFSDEYDLDDEDASEIFSKRH; translated from the coding sequence ATGCTGTCTTTAAATGATATCAAGCATAAAAGATTTCAAAAAGCAAGCCTGCGCGGCGGATATATGCGCGAAGAGGTTGATGATTTTCTGGACGAAGTGGAAACCTCCTATGATACGCTGATTCAAAAGACCGCAGAACAGCGCGATAATCTTGAGCGCAAAAACAATGAGGTTAGCAAGCTGCAGGATAAAATAAAAGAGCTGGAAGAGCAGATTAAGCAGTACCGCGGGGAAGAGGACGAAATTAAAGAAGCCCTGCTCAGTGCGCAGAAAATGCGCGATACTGCTTTAAAGGAAGCTCAGCAGCAGGCGGATGAAATCATTCACCAGGCAAATGAAAAAGCAAATGTTATTGTAAACGGCGCTTCCAAAAATATTGTCAGCGAGCAGGAAAAGCTGCGCGAAATGAAGCAGGCCGTTTCTGACTTCCGCGCAAAGCTGATGCAGATGTACAAACAGCATTTGACATTGATTAACGAAATTCCGCACATGGAGAAAAAACCTGCACCGCAGGCTGAGCCCGCTGCCCCGCAAACAGCAGAGAAGCCCCAGCCCGTCGCTGCAGCCCAGCCGCAGCAGGCTGAACCTGCCGTCCCGGTAGAGCCGGAAAAGCCAGCTGCTGCTCCGGCAGCCCCTGTTGCTGTCGCTGCTCCAGTGCCTGCTGTGCAGTCGCAGAAAGAACCCAATCCGGCACCTGTGAAGCGGCAGCAGCCGCAGCCGGTTACTTTTGCGACTACCCCTGACGAACCGGACTATCTGACTGCTAAACCTTTTGATCCGGTTCCGCCGAAAAAAGACCAAAAGAAAAAGCCTGCGGGTGCCTTTTCTGACGAATACGACCTCGATGATGAAGATGCCTCTGAAATTTTCAGCAAAAGGCACTGA
- a CDS encoding YlmH/Sll1252 family protein yields MPTEDQDAVLQAKVADAIRLAQSGRGAHFVGFLDERQAVLAARAAGQARFASYLLWGGYAGAERVCFGAFPEWMEPKPQAFPLCAATASFRVCDSLTHRDFLGALLGAGIGREVLGDILVEAGRCVFFFRSEMKSFLPAQITKVGRVGVKLTLGATEPLPPAHHYQPFSAVVASARLDCVVAACMGISRTKAQALLQSGSVQMNHMPADRADSPVEEGVLLSIHGKGRYRIDSLSQQTQKGRLRLQGRKYI; encoded by the coding sequence ATGCCGACAGAAGATCAGGATGCGGTGCTGCAGGCTAAGGTCGCAGATGCTATACGGCTGGCACAGAGCGGCCGCGGCGCACACTTTGTGGGCTTTTTAGATGAGCGTCAGGCAGTGCTGGCCGCCAGGGCAGCAGGGCAGGCACGCTTTGCTTCTTATCTGCTTTGGGGCGGATACGCAGGGGCAGAGCGTGTCTGCTTTGGCGCATTTCCGGAATGGATGGAGCCGAAGCCACAGGCGTTTCCGCTCTGTGCGGCTACGGCCTCGTTTCGGGTATGCGACAGCCTTACGCACCGTGACTTTCTCGGTGCACTGCTCGGTGCGGGTATCGGCCGCGAGGTGCTGGGTGATATCCTGGTAGAGGCCGGCCGGTGTGTTTTCTTCTTTCGCAGTGAAATGAAGTCGTTTCTTCCAGCGCAGATTACCAAAGTCGGCCGTGTCGGCGTAAAGCTTACTCTTGGCGCAACAGAACCGCTGCCGCCGGCACATCATTATCAGCCATTTTCTGCGGTGGTTGCTTCTGCACGGCTCGATTGTGTCGTTGCTGCCTGTATGGGGATCAGCCGTACCAAGGCACAGGCCCTGTTGCAAAGCGGCAGCGTACAGATGAATCATATGCCGGCTGACCGTGCGGATTCCCCAGTGGAAGAGGGCGTGCTGCTTTCCATCCACGGCAAAGGCCGCTACCGCATCGATTCTCTTTCACAGCAAACACAAAAGGGCCGTTTGCGGCTTCAGGGAAGAAAATATATTTAA
- a CDS encoding cell division protein SepF, with translation MAGLMQKFKDLWNPPEEEYDDYDYEEEQPQQQEKPHEAQPARQPQPEARSTEQPAPRRERTQTSYSHSSDGKVVNLNSHQLQVVIFKPEHFGEETCAVADELIHTNTVVLNLEDTQKDVARRIIDFLSGVAYANGGKIKRVATNTFIITPYNVNLTGEDSAEETDTEGGTYY, from the coding sequence ATGGCTGGACTGATGCAGAAATTTAAGGACCTTTGGAATCCCCCGGAGGAAGAGTACGATGACTATGACTATGAAGAAGAACAGCCCCAGCAGCAGGAGAAGCCCCATGAGGCGCAGCCTGCCAGGCAGCCCCAGCCCGAGGCCCGCAGCACCGAGCAGCCTGCTCCCCGCCGCGAGCGCACGCAGACTTCCTATTCGCATTCTTCTGACGGCAAAGTCGTCAATTTGAATTCACACCAGCTGCAGGTCGTTATTTTTAAGCCTGAGCATTTTGGTGAAGAGACCTGCGCGGTTGCAGATGAACTAATTCACACCAATACGGTTGTGCTCAATCTGGAAGATACCCAGAAAGATGTTGCACGCCGCATTATCGATTTTCTCAGCGGTGTCGCTTACGCCAACGGCGGCAAAATTAAGCGCGTTGCGACCAATACGTTTATCATTACTCCATACAATGTCAACTTGACCGGAGAGGACAGCGCTGAGGAAACCGATACAGAGGGCGGTACATACTACTGA
- a CDS encoding YggS family pyridoxal phosphate-dependent enzyme — MTEESLSEEKLQQRFHDVEENLKIIEENITAAAERSGRSRKDITLLAATKTVPVEVINHGIEAGIRYIGENRVQELTEKYDRYRKDLAEVQFIGHLQKNKIKYLIGKVSLIQSIDSEKLAAEVSRLSVKAGLTTNILIEVNIGREENKSGVLPESIEQLLLKIAQMPNIKVCGLMAIPPAKAERKETFAYFTQMHQYFVDISSKKIDNVCMQLLSMGMSADYELAIEAGANMVRVGSALFGARDYSKK; from the coding sequence ATGACGGAAGAATCATTGAGTGAAGAGAAACTGCAGCAGCGTTTCCATGATGTAGAGGAAAACCTGAAAATCATCGAAGAAAACATTACAGCCGCAGCCGAGCGCAGCGGACGCAGCCGCAAAGATATTACATTGCTTGCAGCTACAAAAACCGTGCCGGTCGAGGTGATCAATCACGGTATCGAGGCAGGCATCCGCTATATCGGGGAAAACCGTGTGCAGGAGCTGACCGAAAAATATGACCGCTACCGCAAAGATTTAGCGGAGGTACAGTTTATCGGCCACCTGCAGAAAAATAAAATTAAGTACCTAATCGGCAAGGTAAGCCTGATTCAAAGTATCGACAGTGAAAAACTTGCCGCAGAGGTTTCTCGCCTGTCCGTGAAGGCGGGTCTTACGACAAATATTTTGATTGAGGTAAATATTGGCCGCGAAGAAAATAAATCTGGCGTTTTGCCGGAAAGCATCGAGCAACTGCTCTTAAAAATAGCACAAATGCCCAACATTAAGGTCTGCGGCCTTATGGCAATTCCGCCGGCAAAGGCAGAGCGCAAAGAAACTTTCGCTTATTTTACGCAAATGCATCAATATTTTGTTGACATAAGCTCGAAAAAAATAGATAATGTCTGTATGCAGCTTTTATCTATGGGTATGTCTGCTGACTATGAGTTGGCGATTGAGGCGGGGGCCAATATGGTCCGCGTCGGCTCTGCTCTGTTTGGCGCAAGAGACTACTCAAAGAAATAA
- a CDS encoding secretion protein HlyD, with product MKQIKVQRVLSLLLAAAILVFIGYQVYRANFVHQKTETALYKTVSDTVTASGYAVRQESLLTNKNGGVLQYDITDGGKVNKGGTVAHAYKSVADAGVLQKKAKMTAEMQALQSFASQGSYADANAENVDSLLSEQLLRLIKDANDGSADISDSRQRLLTLFNEKQLANGQVKDFSARIAALQKQIAALPAGTNGEELGTVTADSSGYFSSKADGYESAFSYQNVQELFPENLSDSIKPVAVASNVVGRVCSQFNWYFACVVSPEDASKFKTDTTVTITFPFASSAQVKATVLRVNQKSKTAKAAVILQCNSMDADLINIRHETAKITLNTYKGIQISQKSVHFEKVNGKTVEGVFVMYGIVMKFKQIVPLYSDSNYVYCDPSPDLTKLSTKESLQLYDEVVIEGKDLYDGRIIE from the coding sequence ATGAAGCAGATAAAAGTGCAGCGTGTCCTTTCGCTTCTTTTAGCGGCTGCTATCCTGGTCTTTATCGGGTATCAGGTGTACCGGGCCAATTTTGTACACCAAAAGACTGAAACTGCCCTCTATAAAACGGTTTCCGATACAGTTACCGCCAGCGGCTATGCAGTGCGGCAGGAGTCCCTGCTGACAAACAAAAACGGCGGCGTGCTGCAGTATGATATTACCGACGGAGGCAAAGTGAATAAAGGCGGCACAGTTGCCCACGCCTATAAAAGTGTGGCAGATGCCGGTGTGCTGCAGAAAAAAGCAAAGATGACCGCTGAAATGCAGGCTTTGCAGTCTTTCGCTAGCCAGGGCTCTTACGCGGACGCAAATGCCGAAAATGTAGATTCGCTGCTCAGTGAGCAGCTGCTGCGTCTGATTAAAGACGCCAACGATGGCTCTGCCGATATTTCCGATTCACGCCAGCGCCTGCTTACTCTTTTTAACGAAAAGCAGTTGGCAAACGGCCAAGTAAAGGACTTTTCTGCGCGCATTGCGGCCCTGCAGAAGCAGATTGCCGCGCTGCCCGCAGGCACCAACGGCGAAGAACTCGGAACAGTGACTGCTGACAGCTCCGGGTATTTCAGCAGCAAAGCAGATGGCTATGAATCCGCTTTTTCCTATCAGAATGTACAGGAATTGTTTCCAGAAAACCTTTCGGATTCCATTAAACCGGTGGCAGTGGCAAGCAATGTTGTTGGCCGTGTCTGTTCCCAGTTTAATTGGTATTTTGCCTGTGTGGTAAGCCCAGAGGACGCCTCAAAATTTAAAACGGATACCACCGTTACCATTACATTTCCATTTGCCAGCTCTGCACAGGTTAAGGCAACTGTACTGCGGGTAAACCAGAAAAGCAAAACCGCAAAGGCCGCGGTCATTCTGCAGTGTAACAGTATGGATGCGGACCTAATCAATATCCGGCACGAAACCGCAAAAATTACCCTCAATACATACAAAGGAATTCAAATCAGCCAAAAGTCTGTGCACTTTGAAAAAGTAAATGGCAAAACTGTAGAGGGCGTGTTTGTCATGTATGGTATTGTAATGAAATTCAAGCAGATCGTCCCGCTGTACAGTGACAGCAACTATGTTTACTGTGACCCCAGCCCCGATCTGACCAAGCTTTCTACAAAAGAAAGTTTACAGCTGTATGATGAAGTCGTAATTGAAGGGAAGGATCTATATGACGGAAGAATCATTGAGTGA
- the miaA gene encoding tRNA (adenosine(37)-N6)-dimethylallyltransferase MiaA, with translation MKKISVAVVAGPTASGKTRLAVALCRALHGEVVSADSMQIYRGMQIATAKPTPAEMQGVPHHLIDFQPPQQAFSVADYVQLAGEAIQQIAAAGRLPVIAGGTGLYIRSLLQGISFEQPNADPAVRADLQKYADEKGGQALYERLKQIDPQAAASIHPNNTKRVIRVLEIYQTTGKTLAENEALSHGQASPYSACMLCLGFRDRAKLYERINTRVDQMIDAGLVQEAEQALRSGGATSLQAIGYKELLPYLQGRCTLPQAVESVKRETRRYAKRQLTWFRREKDARWLYVDDYPDFFALAQQAENLIRNFLKGGSL, from the coding sequence ATGAAAAAAATATCTGTTGCTGTGGTTGCCGGCCCTACCGCTTCCGGCAAAACACGGTTGGCTGTTGCCCTGTGCAGGGCGCTTCATGGCGAGGTCGTGTCGGCCGATTCCATGCAGATTTACCGCGGCATGCAGATTGCAACAGCAAAGCCGACTCCTGCCGAGATGCAAGGGGTGCCGCACCACCTGATTGATTTTCAGCCGCCACAGCAGGCTTTCAGTGTTGCAGATTATGTTCAGCTGGCGGGTGAGGCAATCCAGCAGATAGCCGCCGCAGGCAGGCTGCCGGTTATTGCCGGCGGTACAGGACTTTACATTCGCAGTCTGTTGCAGGGCATTTCGTTTGAGCAGCCCAATGCAGACCCTGCTGTGCGTGCGGACCTGCAAAAGTATGCAGACGAAAAAGGCGGACAGGCGCTTTACGAGCGCTTGAAGCAAATTGACCCGCAGGCCGCGGCGAGCATTCATCCCAACAACACCAAGCGCGTGATTCGTGTACTGGAAATATACCAGACGACCGGAAAAACTTTAGCAGAAAACGAAGCCCTTTCCCACGGACAGGCAAGCCCCTACAGCGCCTGCATGCTGTGTCTCGGCTTTCGCGACCGCGCCAAACTCTATGAGCGCATTAACACGCGCGTCGACCAGATGATCGATGCCGGCTTAGTGCAGGAAGCGGAGCAGGCGCTGCGCAGCGGCGGCGCTACGTCCCTGCAGGCCATCGGCTACAAAGAACTGCTGCCGTACCTACAGGGCAGGTGCACACTGCCGCAGGCAGTGGAGTCGGTCAAGCGCGAGACACGCCGCTATGCAAAACGCCAGCTGACATGGTTTCGCCGTGAAAAAGATGCTCGTTGGCTTTATGTGGATGATTATCCCGATTTTTTCGCTCTTGCACAGCAGGCCGAAAATCTTATCCGGAATTTTCTAAAAGGAGGCAGTTTATGA
- the mutL gene encoding DNA mismatch repair endonuclease MutL, with protein sequence MSKIHVLDKHIAELIAAGEVVERPASVAKELVENTVDAGAAAVTVEIQHGGIPFLRVSDNGCGIARADVPLAFLRHATSKVQKQEDLSDIRTLGFRGEALASIAAVSHVELLTRTADELAGTRYLISGGDEESCTDAGCAVGTTIVVRDLFYNTPARMKFLKKDVTEGNAVSGVVDHEALAHPEIAFRFLRDGKETLHTPGDSKLKNAVFAVFGREFTQGLIPVCYELNGVKVWGYISKPVASRPNRSMQNFFLNGRYVRSRTAMVALEEAFKGSLMVGRFPACVLHMQLAFSAVDVNVHPSKMEIRFLNEKPVFEAVYHGVKTALQQEDTPSILKLKPQQTKPFLQQAPAVPQQIIFPAAPQVHDSVSFTDFEPLQKPLQKTEERAREVPPAGKIQNSPSVAEPAAQKDELPVLLAAPQSEEEKLIGEAFGTYILVQQGEDTIRIIDKHAAHERMLYEQLKEQTDSLPQQMLLSPVTVTLSKEEYSAVLEHTELLAKAGFAIEDFGPGTILVRSAPVMLQEDLQSAVEEMAGYLAEHRTSILTEKLDWLYHNIACRAAVKAGDESSPEELIALVERLEKEDIRYCPHGRPVSILLRRKDLEHQFGRI encoded by the coding sequence ATGTCAAAAATTCACGTGCTGGATAAACACATTGCTGAGTTGATTGCTGCAGGTGAGGTGGTCGAGCGCCCTGCTTCTGTCGCAAAAGAACTGGTGGAAAATACGGTAGATGCCGGCGCTGCGGCCGTAACAGTTGAGATTCAGCACGGTGGCATTCCGTTTCTGCGCGTTTCCGATAACGGTTGCGGTATTGCGCGGGCAGACGTGCCGCTTGCCTTTTTGCGCCACGCAACCAGCAAAGTACAGAAACAAGAGGACCTTTCCGATATTCGTACCCTTGGCTTTCGCGGTGAAGCGCTGGCTTCGATTGCTGCGGTGTCGCATGTCGAGCTGCTGACGCGTACAGCAGATGAACTGGCGGGTACCCGCTACCTGATTTCCGGTGGCGATGAAGAATCCTGTACAGATGCCGGCTGTGCTGTGGGTACCACCATTGTTGTCCGTGATCTGTTTTACAATACACCTGCCCGTATGAAATTTCTGAAAAAAGATGTGACAGAGGGAAACGCTGTTTCCGGTGTTGTTGACCATGAGGCACTTGCACACCCCGAAATTGCTTTCCGCTTTCTGCGCGATGGCAAGGAAACGCTGCATACTCCCGGTGACAGCAAGCTGAAAAATGCGGTATTCGCGGTGTTTGGTCGTGAATTTACGCAGGGGCTGATTCCGGTGTGCTATGAATTGAATGGGGTAAAGGTATGGGGCTACATCAGCAAGCCGGTTGCTTCCCGCCCCAATCGCAGCATGCAGAATTTCTTTTTAAATGGCCGCTATGTCCGCTCACGCACCGCGATGGTTGCACTGGAAGAAGCCTTTAAAGGCAGCCTGATGGTTGGGCGGTTTCCGGCCTGTGTGCTGCATATGCAGCTGGCTTTTTCAGCTGTAGATGTCAATGTACATCCCAGCAAAATGGAGATTCGCTTCCTGAATGAGAAGCCGGTTTTCGAGGCAGTATATCATGGCGTTAAGACAGCGTTACAGCAGGAAGATACCCCAAGCATCTTAAAACTAAAACCGCAGCAGACAAAGCCTTTTTTGCAGCAAGCGCCCGCTGTGCCGCAGCAGATCATTTTTCCTGCAGCGCCACAGGTGCACGACAGCGTTTCCTTTACGGATTTTGAACCGCTGCAGAAGCCGTTACAAAAAACGGAAGAGAGAGCGCGGGAAGTGCCGCCTGCCGGCAAAATACAGAATTCGCCGAGCGTGGCAGAGCCTGCTGCGCAGAAAGATGAGCTGCCTGTTTTGCTGGCTGCGCCGCAGTCGGAAGAAGAAAAGCTGATTGGCGAGGCTTTCGGTACCTACATTTTGGTACAGCAGGGAGAAGACACGATACGGATTATTGACAAGCATGCTGCGCACGAGCGCATGCTCTATGAGCAGCTCAAAGAGCAGACCGATTCTCTGCCGCAGCAGATGCTGCTTTCGCCCGTGACGGTCACGCTTTCTAAAGAAGAGTATTCGGCGGTCCTAGAGCATACAGAACTGCTTGCCAAAGCGGGCTTTGCCATTGAAGATTTTGGCCCCGGCACAATTTTAGTACGCAGCGCGCCGGTCATGCTGCAGGAAGATCTGCAGTCTGCTGTTGAGGAAATGGCCGGTTATCTGGCTGAGCACCGCACCAGCATTCTTACGGAAAAGCTTGACTGGCTTTACCACAACATTGCCTGCCGTGCGGCGGTAAAAGCGGGGGACGAAAGCTCCCCAGAGGAACTCATTGCCCTTGTCGAGCGCCTGGAAAAAGAAGATATCCGCTACTGCCCGCATGGCAGGCCGGTTTCCATTCTTCTTCGGCGCAAAGATTTGGAGCATCAATTTGGAAGAATTTGA
- a CDS encoding HD domain-containing protein, producing MRPAELEALLRAELSGQKDSAGRGIWTADHCVRTAHLAVALRKETGALPQMDSLLYLAGLFHDVAHDSAPHAIHGPVGAARTHQLLSGRVDTALLQEAEEIIAVHDDRRPGDGRSAALHLVQDADMLDHFGTVRVWSIFGYSAKHERCLAASLDRMELAQAKLPQYLTLLHSEAARREMCRRLQTEASFAACARAQSRGELGAQLLSSDSFDG from the coding sequence ATGCGGCCGGCTGAGCTGGAGGCGCTCCTTCGCGCAGAACTGTCCGGTCAAAAAGACAGCGCCGGGCGCGGCATTTGGACAGCTGACCACTGTGTGCGCACAGCGCATTTAGCGGTCGCTCTGCGCAAAGAAACTGGCGCTCTGCCACAGATGGATTCTCTTCTGTATCTCGCTGGCCTTTTTCATGACGTTGCACACGATAGCGCCCCACATGCCATTCATGGTCCAGTCGGCGCGGCGCGCACGCATCAGCTGCTCAGCGGCAGAGTAGATACAGCGCTGCTTCAAGAGGCGGAAGAAATCATTGCGGTGCATGATGACCGCCGTCCCGGCGACGGCCGCAGCGCGGCGCTTCATTTGGTGCAGGACGCCGATATGCTGGATCATTTTGGCACTGTACGTGTTTGGAGCATTTTCGGTTACAGTGCAAAGCATGAGCGCTGCCTTGCAGCGTCCCTTGACCGCATGGAACTGGCACAGGCAAAGCTGCCGCAGTATCTGACCCTGCTGCATAGTGAAGCAGCTAGGCGGGAGATGTGCCGCCGCTTGCAGACAGAGGCTTCTTTTGCCGCATGCGCCCGTGCACAGTCCCGCGGGGAATTGGGTGCGCAGCTTTTGTCGTCAGATTCTTTCGACGGTTGA
- a CDS encoding GNAT family N-acetyltransferase, whose amino-acid sequence MPIQIRPIVDEDFSEVEPMLVGIQNLHAQARPDQFLPFHSYSYADFVQMLTAGSALLALYNGCTAGYCVLKTKQFDGKDGICTPHEVGIVENLFVKQEYRQMGIGEALLNAARANAVKQHLHQIELKVWSFNTAAIHLYKKLGFIPKYYCMEMSLPQEKQNNAAG is encoded by the coding sequence ATGCCGATTCAGATTCGGCCGATTGTAGATGAAGACTTTTCTGAAGTAGAGCCGATGCTTGTCGGTATTCAGAATCTTCACGCGCAGGCTCGGCCAGACCAGTTTCTTCCGTTCCATTCGTATTCTTACGCTGATTTTGTGCAAATGCTGACAGCAGGCAGCGCCCTTTTGGCACTTTACAATGGCTGCACCGCGGGGTACTGCGTCCTGAAAACGAAACAATTTGACGGAAAAGACGGCATCTGTACGCCACACGAGGTCGGTATCGTTGAAAACTTATTTGTCAAACAGGAGTACCGCCAGATGGGAATCGGCGAAGCTTTATTGAATGCGGCCCGCGCAAATGCTGTAAAGCAGCATCTGCATCAGATTGAACTCAAAGTATGGAGCTTTAACACAGCGGCAATTCATCTGTATAAAAAACTTGGCTTTATACCGAAGTATTACTGTATGGAAATGTCCCTGCCGCAGGAGAAACAAAATAATGCGGCCGGCTGA
- the mutS gene encoding DNA mismatch repair protein MutS, translating to MASLSPMMKQYFEMKKQYPDTILFFRLGDFYEMFYDDAKLVSRELDLTLTGRDCGQEERAPMCGVPFHSYETYLAKLVAKGYKVAICEQMEDPALAKGLVKRDIIRVVTPGTVLESSMLDESRNNYISSVCVRGETAGVCFADISTGELYATTLHKNLQEQLQNELSRYSPSEILVNQEVLDFSKLAKFIHDRLSASLELLEDDTFYSEGSSRLLLQQFQKQSLEDLQLADKPELTAALSALFSYLKQTERSGVERISQIQMYSGAQYMRLDLTARRNLELTETMRSGEKRGSLLWVLDKTHTPMGKRLIRSWILQPLLSPAAIGRRLNAVEELTEDPVLRDAVAGQLSGVHDLERVMSRIVYGSANGRELRALESTARRLPPLRTALKDVQSQLLCGILAHLDPLQDVADLIDRAIVEEPPFSLREGGIIKSGFSNELDLLKGDMSSGRGVLAKIETDERQKTGINKLKVGYNRVFGYYIEVPNAFKNQVPETYIRKQTLTNCERYITPELKQLEGRILGAHDKSIQLEHQLFEKVRGQVAGEMERVQKTAVAIAQLDVLLSFAEVSVEHQYTRPIVDMSGRLELRDSRHPVVEALLDAPFVPNDVTLDKDKNRVAIITGPNMAGKSTYMRQAALITIMAQIGCFVPASYARVGITDAIFTRVGASDDLAAGQSTFMLEMSEVAEILKNATSDSLIILDEIGRGTSTYDGMSIARAVVEYVADKKTLGAKTLFATHYHELTVLEDLLDGVKNYNIACKKHGDDITFLRRIVRGGADESYGIEVAKLAGVPNKVIRRAKQILAKITKSPAALPQKPAPQKTSTEEEPLQLTLTPPGEKEALECLRTIDVNTLTPIECMNQLFALSKLVKGEKKHADSDSADCR from the coding sequence ATGGCAAGTCTTTCGCCTATGATGAAGCAGTACTTTGAAATGAAGAAACAATACCCGGATACCATTCTGTTTTTCCGTCTGGGCGACTTTTACGAAATGTTTTACGATGACGCCAAGCTGGTTTCCCGCGAACTTGACCTGACCCTGACCGGCCGCGACTGCGGGCAGGAGGAGCGCGCACCGATGTGCGGCGTTCCGTTTCACAGTTATGAGACCTACCTTGCAAAGCTGGTCGCAAAGGGCTATAAAGTCGCTATCTGCGAGCAGATGGAAGACCCGGCTTTGGCCAAGGGACTGGTCAAGCGTGACATTATTCGTGTCGTAACACCCGGCACTGTGCTGGAAAGCAGCATGCTGGATGAATCCCGCAACAACTATATCAGTTCGGTCTGCGTCCGCGGGGAAACCGCGGGCGTCTGTTTTGCGGACATTTCTACGGGGGAACTGTACGCGACCACGCTTCACAAGAATTTGCAGGAGCAGCTGCAGAATGAACTTTCCCGGTATTCTCCCAGCGAAATTCTGGTTAATCAGGAAGTACTCGATTTTTCAAAACTGGCAAAGTTCATTCACGACCGGCTTTCGGCATCTTTAGAGCTTCTAGAGGACGACACTTTTTACAGCGAAGGAAGCAGTAGGCTGCTTTTGCAGCAGTTTCAAAAGCAGTCACTGGAAGATTTGCAGCTTGCGGACAAGCCGGAACTGACGGCCGCTTTGAGTGCGCTGTTTTCTTACCTCAAGCAGACCGAGCGCAGTGGGGTAGAGCGCATTTCGCAGATTCAAATGTACAGCGGTGCCCAATATATGCGGCTTGACCTGACCGCCCGCCGCAATTTAGAGCTGACCGAGACTATGCGCAGCGGGGAAAAGCGCGGTTCCCTTTTGTGGGTACTGGATAAAACCCATACGCCAATGGGTAAGCGCTTGATTCGCAGTTGGATTTTGCAGCCGCTTTTAAGCCCGGCGGCAATCGGCCGCCGGCTGAACGCGGTGGAGGAGCTGACCGAAGATCCTGTTCTGCGTGACGCTGTTGCCGGGCAGCTTTCCGGTGTGCATGACTTAGAGCGAGTGATGTCCCGCATTGTTTACGGCAGTGCAAATGGCCGCGAACTGCGTGCACTGGAAAGCACTGCGCGCCGTTTGCCGCCGCTGCGCACAGCGCTGAAAGACGTGCAGTCTCAGCTTTTGTGTGGTATTCTTGCCCATTTGGACCCGCTGCAGGACGTTGCGGACCTTATTGACCGCGCGATTGTAGAGGAGCCGCCGTTTTCCCTGCGGGAGGGCGGTATTATCAAGTCGGGCTTCAGCAATGAACTTGATCTCTTAAAAGGCGATATGAGCAGCGGCCGCGGGGTGCTGGCAAAAATTGAGACCGATGAACGCCAAAAGACGGGCATCAATAAGTTGAAAGTCGGCTACAACCGCGTATTCGGGTACTATATTGAAGTACCGAATGCCTTTAAAAATCAGGTACCCGAAACCTACATACGGAAGCAGACCCTGACCAACTGCGAGCGCTACATCACGCCGGAATTAAAGCAGCTTGAAGGCCGCATTTTAGGTGCACACGATAAGAGTATTCAGCTGGAGCATCAGCTCTTTGAAAAAGTGCGCGGGCAGGTCGCCGGTGAAATGGAGCGTGTGCAGAAAACGGCCGTTGCCATTGCGCAGCTGGATGTTCTGCTGTCTTTCGCTGAAGTGAGTGTTGAGCACCAGTATACACGCCCCATTGTTGATATGAGCGGCAGGCTGGAGCTGCGCGACAGCCGCCACCCGGTTGTTGAGGCGCTGCTGGATGCACCGTTTGTGCCAAACGACGTTACACTGGATAAAGACAAAAACCGTGTTGCCATCATCACCGGGCCTAATATGGCTGGCAAATCCACCTATATGCGGCAGGCTGCGCTGATTACGATTATGGCGCAGATTGGCTGCTTTGTGCCGGCTTCTTATGCGCGGGTCGGTATTACCGATGCCATCTTTACGCGGGTTGGCGCTTCCGACGACCTTGCGGCGGGCCAGTCTACCTTTATGCTGGAAATGTCCGAGGTGGCCGAGATTTTAAAGAATGCGACTTCTGACAGTTTAATTATCCTGGACGAAATCGGCCGCGGCACTTCTACATACGATGGCATGAGCATTGCCCGTGCAGTAGTGGAATATGTTGCAGACAAAAAAACATTGGGCGCGAAAACCCTGTTTGCAACCCACTACCATGAACTCACTGTGCTGGAAGATCTGCTGGACGGCGTAAAGAATTACAATATTGCCTGCAAAAAACACGGCGATGACATCACTTTTCTGCGTCGCATTGTACGCGGCGGCGCAGATGAAAGCTATGGAATTGAGGTTGCAAAGCTCGCCGGTGTGCCCAATAAGGTTATCCGGCGCGCAAAGCAGATCCTTGCAAAAATCACGAAGTCGCCGGCGGCTCTGCCACAAAAGCCTGCACCACAGAAAACCAGCACAGAAGAAGAACCGCTGCAGCTGACTTTAACACCCCCCGGTGAAAAAGAGGCACTTGAATGCCTGCGAACCATTGATGTGAATACCTTAACGCCGATTGAGTGTATGAATCAGCTCTTTGCGCTTTCCAAGCTTGTTAAAGGAGAAAAGAAACATGCCGATTCAGATTCGGCCGATTGTAGATGA